In the Malaclemys terrapin pileata isolate rMalTer1 chromosome 18, rMalTer1.hap1, whole genome shotgun sequence genome, CAAGTTGGGATGATGGTATTTCATTTGGACTCCTAGGTGTTCGAGTTCGCTCAGCCAGGACTGGAATCCCACCTCCCCTGTCTTCCATCTACGCCTGGGGCAGCGGAATCACCACCCCGCTCCGCCTGCCCATGCTCAACACAGAAGTAGTGCAGGTTTCTGCAGGGAGAACCCAGAAGGCCGGCATCACTAAATCAGGGAGGCTCATCATGTGGGAGGTGAGCAATGGCAAGCAGGCGGCAGCCAAGGGCAATAAGCCACTGTCAGCAAaggggcttgggcagagggtcTCAGAGGAGGAGTGCAGCCTGCTTCCAGACATGCCATGGCCCCACATCCCCCCACAAGTGAGCAGGCAAATCCCTGGCTGCTCCTGGTGACCActgaggctgcagggggtgggctTATTGCCCCTAACTTGTTGTTTtcaccccagcccagctgcaAGCGAAGTGCATTTCAAACCCCTTTGGCTTCTCCCTGACAGGCTTCCCCAATGGGTGCCACTggaggcccctccctccccggggccacagagcagctccagcctcaGTTTGTGTCCCGCTTCCTGGAAGGCCAGTCCGGAGTGACTATCAAACATGTGTCCTGTGGTGACCTCTTCACAACCTGCTTGACAGGTATGGACAAGAGCTGTGCTGCCCCCCTGCACGGATGGGGGGTTCCCAAAGCAGCCCTGCTGACGGGGCATGCCCAGCAGGGCTCTAGTCCCAAAGTCCATGTGCCAGAGAACCCTTCCCAAATTCAATGAGTCTTTGTGAGCCCACTGCAGGGCCGCGTGTCCTCAGCAGCACCCGGGGAGACAGGGTCTGAAAACTCCATGAAAGCATCTTGGAAGCTGCTTTCGGTCTGAGCTGCCTGGCTGAGTGACATCAGCGTGGAATGTGCACTGTTTGCACAGTGAGGTTCTTCTGATGGCCCGTGGGGAGCCGGGTGTGTTTGCAGTTCTGCTGGGGATCAGGGGAATAAGTGACAGATTTGCAACTGGCAAACTTCagatgtgtgtgtttgtcctATCTCTGACCATGCATCCTGCTGGCCCTGGGCTGGGTGGCCGGTAAATGAAGGGCTCTGTGTGTTTAGCATCTCTCCAGACTGTTGAATGAGAAACTCTTGCATACACAGCTGCAATAATGTTATCTCAGTGCTTTGCCCATCATCCCCTGTTTGTGTGAGTTCTTGTTGGGTGACTTGTCCCAGCACATTTATGGCTTCTCTCAAGAATCCTGAGCCCCATCTAAACTACCCCTCTGTAGTATCCTCCTAGCAGCTAGCCCAAGGCATCCGTGTGGGATTTGCAGCGTCTGCCAGCCAGCGAGGGCTCCCAAGGGACGCTGGGACTGCTTGGATGCTGTGGTCTGTGGCCTCGCTAGTGCCCAGGGCTGTGTTGTCCCATAGCGTGTTGTGAGTGGCTGTAACGtgactttattttgcttttccaGACAGGGGGATAATCATGACTTTTGGCAGTGGCAGTAATGGTTGTTTGGGGCATGGAAACTTCACTGATGTAACACAGGTTTGTAGTGTAAGGAATTGGGGACACCGATAAATACTGAATGTCACGTGGTCCAGCTTCTCCCTGGCCCTGAGCGGACTTGCAGCAGTCCTGCTGTATGCATCCAAATGACGCTGGTGGGCTCTGGAACCGgatctttcccttccctccccccagctctgttcTGCTGCTTTTCagcctgcttctccctccccGTTTGCACAAAGATGTCTTTGAATGTGGGGTTGCAACATGCCGAGGGAAGTCGAGAGCTGCCTTGTGGTTACTGTTGGCTGGGGCCCAGACTCTGCTGCTGCCTCCAATCACACACCTGGCTGTTTCAGTCTCGGCCCTGCAGCTGCTGCGGTTCACTGGGAAACTTGTTTTTCAATAGAGCCAGTGTTCAAAGGAGAGCCACGCGTCCCGGATTGGGACAAAGTGCTGGAGCTGTAAAGGCACTCTCCTTTCCCCCGCCcctctctgggctgtttcccagcCCACCCTGGCTGGCTGGTGGCGATAGCATGTGAAATccagccagggatgagggtttgggcCTGTTTGTCTCTGTGCTCCCTTGCACTGCTTCGCTGGGTGTTATCCTCTGACTTCTGCTTGAGAGCTGTGCACACCTCCCATTTGCTGCTGTGGAGGAGCGTAGATTGGTGGCTGCAACCATATTTAAGCAAATGGTGCTTTTCCCAGAGACgattgaggaggaggaggcccaTGGGAGGGATGTGTCAGATCTGACTCTATCACAGCAGGGAAAAAACAAGGTGAAGCGAGAAATGGGGAATCTCCATCCATCTGCCGCACGGGAGAGTTAGCTAGTAGTTTCCGTGCAGTGCCCTGGGTGTGGATCTTTCTGATGAAACATTAGAACCAAGTTTTGTCTGCTTTGCATGGGCTTTTGTCAGAAGGGTAGAGATTTGCCCTGCTGCCTTTGTCATAATGTTTCCCCTCCCCAAACTGTTGTGCTAGTTGGTTGTCTGGCAGCTGTCgtttaccccagaggtggctgcattttccTTTGTGCTGTATATCCatagtttgtaaagcacctttaAGATCCCTTAGGACAAAAGGTACTATGGAAATGTAAATATTGTTCATATAGGGTAAAACCTGGGATAGGAACTAGACTATCCCTGGAGCTCTGCTCTTGGCCTTGCCTTTCTGCAGCACCCGCCGGGTAGGCAGATCTGCTGTAGTAAGGTGTCAGTCAATGAGCTGATGGGGAAAGGGCATAGCTGATTAATGCTGCTCTTTTCTCTACCAGCCTAAGATCGTGGAGGCGCTGCTGGGCTACGAGATTGTGCAGGTGGCATGTGGCGCGTCTCATGTGCTGGCCATTTCCAATGAACGGGAAGTGtttgcctggggcagaggggacaaTGGTAAGGGGATTTTAGCTGCCACTGCTTAGCATGATCAGGGGTCATTTTCCCTCCCCTTTTGCTTCCCCAGTCCCTACTGATCTCCCTGTGTGCACTGTTTGGAAGGTAACTGTTGTGTGAAACTGACTGGGGTTGGAGCAGCCAGCAGTTCCCCACAGCCAGGGTGCCTGCCCCCTACacagagtgccccctgctgggtgtGTCCCGCATCCAGGCCCCTGCAGTCACCGCTCTAGATATTGTTACTCGGGGAAATGCCTTTGGTTTGTATTTTGACACAAAACGTCTCTTGAAACGATTTCTTTTGCGCAGGTCGGCTTGGGCTGGGAACTCTGGACTCCCACAATTCTCCCCAGCAGGTAGCTGTTCCGCCTGAACACGAGGCTCAGAAAGTCCTTTGTGGTATTGACTCCTCCATGGTCCTGACGGTGAAGAACCAGATTCTTGCTTGTGGGAGCAACAGGTAAGAAAGGAGGAATGTTTCCCTGCCTTCTGGACCAGAGGTGTCACCACAGCAGATCAGCCCAGGGCCCATCTCAtgcagtgtcctgtctccagcagcgCAAGAAGCTAGTAATGGGTATGTCTCTGGAGCTGCAGACAGCTCTGGTGTAGAGCTGAATGTGCCTATATCACAGTAATGGTACATTTCTCAGCATCCCTTGGCTTCAGTGCAGCTAGCCCGGGATGGCtttggcccagggccggctccagcatgtctgccaccccaagcaaaaaaaaaaagaaaagccgcgatcgcgctcggcggcggcaattggaaaaaaaaaaaaaaaaagctgcgattggcggcggcagttcggcggcaagtccttctctcctagagggagtgacaagcaggtgctgcccctctcccttggccgccccaagcacctgcttgttaagctggtgcctggagccagccctgctttggCCCAAGGCATCCTGAAGAAGTTCCGTCTATAATACGTGATGTTTGCTCAGCCCCGGGACTGCTCTCCTCATGCAGGTTTAACAAGCTGGGCCTGGATAAGACTGCGGAGCAgggggagccggccctgggggatcAGGTGGAAGAAGCTCCCACATTCACGTGTGTCCAGTCAGGGCCCTTAAATCAAGAGCCGGTGGTGTGTGCAGATATTGGAACAGCCCATTCGGCTGCAGTCACAGGTGAGGAGGTGGCCCTGGGAAACCTGCACTGGGAGGGGTAATATGGGGGGACACGGCTTCCCCCCGTATGGTTTGGGTTCCAGACGGCACGTCAGCCTGGGAACCTTTGGGGCTGTGAGGGCAGTGCGCTCAGCGCTGTGAAAGACACTGGAATACTGGCCTCTTACGGTCGCTGACTCCTCATTTCTGTCTTCCCCATTGACAGCTTCTGGCCAGTGTTACACCTTTGGCAGCAACCAACACGGGCAGCTTGGCACCAGCACCTGCCGTACCAGCCGTGTGCCCTACCTGGTTGTGGGACTCCAAGCGATTAAGGTCACCATGGTGGCTTGTGGCGATGCCTTCACTGTGGCCATTGGAGCAGGTGAGATTGAAGCCCTGGTGTCCTGTGCTGCAGCAGTTCCTGGCTTTCTTGAGCTGTTAGCCAAGGAGTCAGTGCTGCTGGTGAGTTAAGCCTTGCTCTGCTCCAGACTGCAGGCCCACCATGCTTCGTATGGCCGCTCTGAGAGGGCATGGGGGGCACACTTGTTCTGCCTGCAGGGCACTCTGCTCTGTAACTTGAGACAGGAGGGTCAGCAGAGCTCATGGTCAATGTGGGAGAAACCGTTTGTAGCCAGATGTCTCCTTTCCAGAGGGAGAGGTGTACACCTGGGGGAAAGGAGCCCGTGGGCGCTTGGGAAGGAAGGATGAGGAGACCAGGACTCCAAGGCCGGTGCAGCTGGAGGAGACTCACCCCTACCTGGTGACCTCTGTTGCCTGCTGCCATGGGAACACACTGCTGGCAGTGAAACGTGAGTATAGGGTTCTTTGCCACAGCTGTTCTTGCTGCGAGCTCAGGTGACCTAAACTGAAGCCCTGCCTGGCGCCCTAGAGGGGTCATGCCCGGCAGTGCTGCGGGGGCAGAGTGTGCCTAGCCAGCTGTCAGCCCCCGCTGCCCTCTGATCTCTCCTGGCTAATTACACTGTGTGATTTGGGGGACACTAATGCTCTATTGCTCGTTCCATGCCTGCTGGGCCACAGATCCTTGGGACGCTCCGCCTGTCGTGGCATCACTTTGACTTGCCTCTGGACTGAGCCCCTCCAGATTTTGCCACTCTGGGATTTCCTTCGGGGAGAGCAGGGTGCTGCACTGTCTAGCTCGGGTGTTCCATTGCTCTATCTTAGGCCAAATGCTAATAACCAGGGAATCCGACACATTTGCAATCTGGATTTACTCCTCTCCAGTGAACCCTGGCCCTACAGAGCACCGGAACAGCCTCCCCTGCAATGGGTCCGGACGTCCTGTACCAAGTGTTTACAGTGTCTGCGCTTTGGGGATTGGTCACAGGCTGGAGACCTATTCCTGAGCTGGGAGTGCTGCCTGCAGCACCCTCTGGAGTCACTGAACACTGCTCCATGCATCCGCTAGTGGAAGGGGGGAGCACATGAGCTCCTGAGTGGTGCAAAGCCCACTCGCCCCTGCTTGGAGCACCTCTGCAGCTCTTCCCAGTGCCTACCTGGCCCAGGGCCAAGGGCCCCCCGTTGGTTCCCAGCTGGCTGGTTTCTGGAATCCATGGTGACTTCGCTGAAATCAGAACATCCCCAGGCAAAGCACAGAATCCATCTCTCTTGTGTGCTGCACCCCATAGCCACTGTAGTGATATTGAGCCAACCCAGCAAAGCAAAgagcagtgggggaaggaggcgcCCCTTGGATTTCTAATGCCCTCCCGCTATGGCTGCTCAGGGGAAACCTGCAGGGAGCTGCCGCGCTGGTGGCCATGTTTATGGAGCCAAAGCATTTCCCAAACCAGCCGCTTTCAGAGCAATTGAAGTTGCCTAAATAGAAACTGAGATTTGAGGCATCGTTTTGGCTCCTGGATCTTCTCTGCGGTTTGATAAAAATAGCAACGGCCTGTGGCTTCTCTTCCCTCGGTCTGAAGGAAGCATCATTACGTGGTTCAAATAAGCCCACAGTCGGACCTGCCCTTCCTGTGCCAGGGTACGTGAAAGCAGCCTGGGTCAGCACATTGGTGGGTCTGCTCGTACCCCTGCAGTGTGGACTCTGGCTTTTCCCTTTCCCCGTCCCCTGCTAGCTGGCTAATTGTCCCCAGCAGGGAGGAGCTTCTAGCTCCCTCATGCTCCACTGCGCACCTTGATTAAGCTACAGAAAACATTGTTGTATCTGTATCGATCCAGCCAAAGTCCTtatctgccctccccccctccccccccggtccCATCTGAGCGCCTCACAGTCTTTCCCTGATTTATTGTTGAACCCAAACACATAACATTCAGGATCGTGACTTGAGCCACCAAAACGTTGTGTGCAAACggcgcccagccctgccctgctccgtggGTCCCAGAGTGCAGGTAGCATGGAAAGCCCACGGAATGGGTTGGTTCGAACCGTTGGTTTGGAAAGCTTTTCCCAGAAGAGAGAACCTGTCTGAACCTTCTGCTTGTGGTATAGCCCTAGTCCCCCGACACGGGGCGTACGAAAGGCCCATCACTAACCAGCGCCTCTGTGCTGAGGGGACAGTGGTTCCTTACTGCCCCAACCTGTCCTTCTCTCTTGGGCACCACTCAGTGCAATTTCTTTCCAGCATTTGGCGTCTgctccctggctgcagctgccTGGGACTGGACCAGTACCTGCGACCCGCTTTGCTGTGAGCTCTGTACTGCGACCCGCTGCTCACTCTAGCCAGACCTCAGCAGTGCAAACCTCGGTGCCGAAGCAACCCCAGGCAGGAAGGGACCACTAATGAATTAACAATGAGAAGTGGGAGCCTGTCCAGCGGCACAGAACTCCTTTGGAGAGAGTCTCTCTTCCCCTTCGGGGCTAACCcagtggggggagaaaggggggcaCAGACCTCAAGGAGTCACTGTTTCTTTACCCCCCAGAAGACCCTTTAGAATCAACATGAAGACAAAGGGCCCCTCTGTTAATCCTTTAGCACCAGTGCACATGGCAGTTCCGATGCCAGCCCCACGCCCTCTGCTCTGTGTACTAATGAGAGCCTCACAATGGCTTCCCGGGGCAGCCAGAACCACAAAGCCTGTCAGCCTGATTATTGGCTTGGTAGCCACAGGATGCTGCTGATTTTAGCCCCCCGGTGGAGTGCTCTATCAGACACTTCGCCTGCGTTTATCCCAGGTTTCTGCCCTTTGTGTTTCAGCTGCAGGGGAAGAGTCAGGCCCCCAGTGAGGAACGGGCTGAGAGGAGCGAACTGCACCGCCTCCATATGGACATAGCCAGCTTCCTTCTGATCTCCTGACCTGCACGGCGCACGTATCCTCTCCTGCCTGCCTCCGTGTTACTCAGGCCTGGAGGACGGGGCTCTGGAGTGCTGGGGCAACACCGTGGGCTGCATTGGTGCTTGCCAGGAGCCGGAGAACACTCAGCCACTCAGATCAACGGGGGTCACTGCATGCTGGAACCTGAAGCCTCCCCCAGGACATTGCCCCATGGAGCAGCGCCTGCTGGGACAGGCCACATCTCTCCATCAAGGATGAAGGGTGATCATGACCTGTCTTGTATTCAGCGGGCCCCACTCAAGTGATTTCACTGTGGCATTGCATATGTGATTGCCACCAGCAAGAAGGGCCTCGGTTTATTTTCACACTTCTGTGAAAACTGACTCTGGTTACAAAGCGTGGGCTGGCAGCTTGGTGTCGGAGGGAGCTGTCAGCGTTTGCACCGGAACGTCTGTTGTTATGGCCCCAGGCACTATGATGGATGACTAAGTGCAAAACTCTTTTACTTAAAGTCTATTTATTCCTGAAGAATGTTTGGCCCAGTTGTTGACCGAGTTCATTGCGTTTTCAAGCTACCAAAGTTCTGGGGCCATGACCCACTTGGCCCTTCGCCAGCCGCCAGAACCAGCAAGAACTGTGATCTTGTGTGTAGGCGGCTTGGCCTGGGGCTGTTCTTCCCAAGTGCCTGCTTTAACTCTCCGATCACAGCTTGACTTGTGTCCTTCAACTCTTAGTTCTGGATGCCCCGGCTAAGGTTTGTTCTCAGATCTCTGAAGCCTGCTagtgatgcatctgaagaagtgggcagtagcccacgaaagcttatgctctaataaatttgttagtctctaaggtgccacaagtactcctgttctttttgcagatacagactaacacggctgctactctgaaaactgctaGTGACCAGTTCACTGTCCAACAGCCTAGACCTCTGCTACTGAAAATCACCAGTATCGCAGCAAGCAGCTGTGAGTAACTGGAGGTCTGGCCTCGATCTGACCATGAGGAAGGAGGAGGCCCTTCCCGGAGCTCTTCCTGCCAGAGACTGGAGTTATCTTTCGATGTAACCAGAAGGATCATTCCCATTTTTACTGACACCAGACTCTGGGCCATTTGCTGAAGAGCTTTTGTATCTGAGCTATCTTAGCAGCCCTCCTTTTCACTCTACTAGGACACACTTGCCAGTCAGTTGTGTATACAGGCCGTGCTTTCACTCGCTGGTAGATTCACTGGCTTAGTTATTTCATTGTGGATCTTTGTTTGATTTGAGGCAAAACTTGGCAGTGGCTGACAGGCTCCAGTGGTGTCTGGCTGCTAGGACTGCAGGATGAAAGATCGTTTCCTGTCCCCGCTGGGTGCTAGGGCTCTGGAGAGGCTGAGGAATGGTGTCCCTTGTAGCGCTGGGAGCTGACTGGGGACATTCCTCTCTTGCCTGTGTTCTGCCAGGAGAGCGAGGCCTCCTTTCCCTGGTGGCTGTCCTCTGCAGAGGTGGGAAGAATCGGGCTCTGTTACCAACAGAAAGTCCTGTTTGTTGTTCAAAGGTGTCTGTTTTCTTGGCATTTGCCTTGTGCTGTCCCCCTCTGCTGCCTTTGGAAGCTCTATTCACACTAAGGGGCTGTAGCTCAGGTCACTGCACATGCTCATTGGATCTCTCTAGCCCTCGAAATGGTGCAGCTCACCAGGGGAGTAGAATCCAGGGCTCGCTGTAGGGAATGGCTCTCGAT is a window encoding:
- the NEK8 gene encoding serine/threonine-protein kinase Nek8 isoform X2 gives rise to the protein MEKYERIRVVGRGAFGIVHLCLRKADQKLVIIKQIPVEQMTKDERLAAQNECQVLKLLNHPNIIEYYENFLEDKALMIAMEYAPGGTLAEFIHKRCNSLLDEDTILHFFVQILLALHHVHTKQILHRDLKTQNILLDKHRMIVKIGDFGISKILSSKSKAYTVVGTPCYISPELCEGKPYNQKSDIWALGCVLYELASLKRAFEAANLPALVLKIMSGTFAPISDRYSPDLRQLILSMLNLDPSKRPQLNEIMAQAICIRPLLNLYTDVGSVKMRRPEKPFATVPPVTHNRAGGRVTSARPRGVRVRSARTGIPPPLSSIYAWGSGITTPLRLPMLNTEVVQVSAGRTQKAGITKSGRLIMWEASPMGATGGPSLPGATEQLQPQFVSRFLEGQSGVTIKHVSCGDLFTTCLTDRGIIMTFGSGSNGCLGHGNFTDVTQPKIVEALLGYEIVQVACGASHVLAISNEREVFAWGRGDNGRLGLGTLDSHNSPQQVAVPPEHEAQKVLCGIDSSMVLTVKNQILACGSNRFNKLGLDKTAEQGEPALGDQVEEAPTFTCVQSGPLNQEPVVCADIGTAHSAAVTASGQCYTFGSNQHGQLGTSTCRTSRVPYLVVGLQAIKVTMVACGDAFTVAIGAEGEVYTWGKGARGRLGRKDEETRTPRPVQLEETHPYLVTSVACCHGNTLLAVKPAGEESGPQ
- the NEK8 gene encoding serine/threonine-protein kinase Nek8 isoform X3, coding for MTKDERLAAQNECQVLKLLNHPNIIEYYENFLEDKALMIAMEYAPGGTLAEFIHKRCNSLLDEDTILHFFVQILLALHHVHTKQILHRDLKTQNILLDKHRMIVKIGDFGISKILSSKSKAYTVVGTPCYISPELCEGKPYNQKSDIWALGCVLYELASLKRAFEAANLPALVLKIMSGTFAPISDRYSPDLRQLILSMLNLDPSKRPQLNEIMAQAICIRPLLNLYTDVGSVKMRRPEKPFATVPPVTHNRAGGRVTSARPRGVRVRSARTGIPPPLSSIYAWGSGITTPLRLPMLNTEVVQVSAGRTQKAGITKSGRLIMWEASPMGATGGPSLPGATEQLQPQFVSRFLEGQSGVTIKHVSCGDLFTTCLTDRGIIMTFGSGSNGCLGHGNFTDVTQPKIVEALLGYEIVQVACGASHVLAISNEREVFAWGRGDNGRLGLGTLDSHNSPQQVAVPPEHEAQKVLCGIDSSMVLTVKNQILACGSNRFNKLGLDKTAEQGEPALGDQVEEAPTFTCVQSGPLNQEPVVCADIGTAHSAAVTASGQCYTFGSNQHGQLGTSTCRTSRVPYLVVGLQAIKVTMVACGDAFTVAIGAEGEVYTWGKGARGRLGRKDEETRTPRPVQLEETHPYLVTSVACCHGNTLLAVKPAGEESGPQ
- the NEK8 gene encoding serine/threonine-protein kinase Nek8 isoform X4, with amino-acid sequence MHQILLALHHVHTKQILHRDLKTQNILLDKHRMIVKIGDFGISKILSSKSKAYTVVGTPCYISPELCEGKPYNQKSDIWALGCVLYELASLKRAFEAANLPALVLKIMSGTFAPISDRYSPDLRQLILSMLNLDPSKRPQLNEIMAQAICIRPLLNLYTDVGSVKMRRPEKPFATVPPVTHNRAGGRVTSARPRGVRVRSARTGIPPPLSSIYAWGSGITTPLRLPMLNTEVVQVSAGRTQKAGITKSGRLIMWEASPMGATGGPSLPGATEQLQPQFVSRFLEGQSGVTIKHVSCGDLFTTCLTDRGIIMTFGSGSNGCLGHGNFTDVTQPKIVEALLGYEIVQVACGASHVLAISNEREVFAWGRGDNGRLGLGTLDSHNSPQQVAVPPEHEAQKVLCGIDSSMVLTVKNQILACGSNRFNKLGLDKTAEQGEPALGDQVEEAPTFTCVQSGPLNQEPVVCADIGTAHSAAVTASGQCYTFGSNQHGQLGTSTCRTSRVPYLVVGLQAIKVTMVACGDAFTVAIGAEGEVYTWGKGARGRLGRKDEETRTPRPVQLEETHPYLVTSVACCHGNTLLAVKPAGEESGPQ
- the NEK8 gene encoding serine/threonine-protein kinase Nek8 isoform X5 gives rise to the protein MHQILHRDLKTQNILLDKHRMIVKIGDFGISKILSSKSKAYTVVGTPCYISPELCEGKPYNQKSDIWALGCVLYELASLKRAFEAANLPALVLKIMSGTFAPISDRYSPDLRQLILSMLNLDPSKRPQLNEIMAQAICIRPLLNLYTDVGSVKMRRPEKPFATVPPVTHNRAGGRVTSARPRGVRVRSARTGIPPPLSSIYAWGSGITTPLRLPMLNTEVVQVSAGRTQKAGITKSGRLIMWEASPMGATGGPSLPGATEQLQPQFVSRFLEGQSGVTIKHVSCGDLFTTCLTDRGIIMTFGSGSNGCLGHGNFTDVTQPKIVEALLGYEIVQVACGASHVLAISNEREVFAWGRGDNGRLGLGTLDSHNSPQQVAVPPEHEAQKVLCGIDSSMVLTVKNQILACGSNRFNKLGLDKTAEQGEPALGDQVEEAPTFTCVQSGPLNQEPVVCADIGTAHSAAVTASGQCYTFGSNQHGQLGTSTCRTSRVPYLVVGLQAIKVTMVACGDAFTVAIGAEGEVYTWGKGARGRLGRKDEETRTPRPVQLEETHPYLVTSVACCHGNTLLAVKPAGEESGPQ
- the NEK8 gene encoding serine/threonine-protein kinase Nek8 isoform X1 is translated as MEMRGAGPGLGGDGEVRADPGGGERSFRVRHPLPAPGIAPSREPAGGSAATWHLGAGHPGLSPDTRIVHLCLRKADQKLVIIKQIPVEQMTKDERLAAQNECQVLKLLNHPNIIEYYENFLEDKALMIAMEYAPGGTLAEFIHKRCNSLLDEDTILHFFVQILLALHHVHTKQILHRDLKTQNILLDKHRMIVKIGDFGISKILSSKSKAYTVVGTPCYISPELCEGKPYNQKSDIWALGCVLYELASLKRAFEAANLPALVLKIMSGTFAPISDRYSPDLRQLILSMLNLDPSKRPQLNEIMAQAICIRPLLNLYTDVGSVKMRRPEKPFATVPPVTHNRAGGRVTSARPRGVRVRSARTGIPPPLSSIYAWGSGITTPLRLPMLNTEVVQVSAGRTQKAGITKSGRLIMWEASPMGATGGPSLPGATEQLQPQFVSRFLEGQSGVTIKHVSCGDLFTTCLTDRGIIMTFGSGSNGCLGHGNFTDVTQPKIVEALLGYEIVQVACGASHVLAISNEREVFAWGRGDNGRLGLGTLDSHNSPQQVAVPPEHEAQKVLCGIDSSMVLTVKNQILACGSNRFNKLGLDKTAEQGEPALGDQVEEAPTFTCVQSGPLNQEPVVCADIGTAHSAAVTASGQCYTFGSNQHGQLGTSTCRTSRVPYLVVGLQAIKVTMVACGDAFTVAIGAEGEVYTWGKGARGRLGRKDEETRTPRPVQLEETHPYLVTSVACCHGNTLLAVKPAGEESGPQ